From one Streptomyces sp. SCSIO 30461 genomic stretch:
- a CDS encoding GAP family protein, protein MAIGEVVVFAMVIALSPFTLIPALFMQFTPRPRATGGAFLAGWVIGIVVPAVSCAALASVVQRPAEGPAWVAWARVVLGALLILFGIRQWLTRHGRAAPGWMRLLADASPSKAFRLGLLLSLANPKILILSAATGLAVGSTEPSTAKAVLAFAVFTVCAAGTVALPVVLHMLLGDRTLAPLSRLRQWLEQHAAGVMAGVIAAIGVLVLFEGVAKL, encoded by the coding sequence GTGGCGATCGGTGAGGTTGTGGTCTTCGCGATGGTGATCGCCCTGTCGCCGTTCACTCTCATCCCCGCCCTCTTCATGCAGTTCACCCCCCGCCCCCGTGCCACCGGCGGTGCGTTCCTGGCCGGATGGGTCATCGGGATCGTCGTGCCGGCGGTTTCCTGCGCCGCGCTGGCTTCCGTCGTCCAGCGTCCGGCGGAGGGACCCGCCTGGGTCGCCTGGGCCAGGGTGGTGCTGGGGGCTCTCCTGATCCTCTTCGGGATCAGACAATGGCTGACCAGACACGGCAGGGCGGCACCGGGATGGATGCGGCTGCTCGCCGATGCGAGCCCGTCGAAGGCGTTCAGGCTCGGACTACTGCTGTCGTTGGCCAATCCGAAGATCCTGATTTTGTCCGCCGCCACCGGCCTCGCCGTCGGATCGACGGAGCCTTCGACCGCGAAGGCCGTGCTGGCCTTCGCGGTGTTCACCGTTTGCGCCGCCGGTACTGTTGCCCTGCCCGTGGTGCTCCACATGCTATTGGGCGACCGGACCCTCGCCCCCCTGAGCAGGCTCAGACAGTGGTTGGAGCAGCATGCCGCCGGGGTCATGGCTGGGGTGATCGCCGCCATCGGCGTCCTCGTGCTTTTCGAAGGGGTGGCCAAACTCTGA